A single window of Malus sylvestris chromosome 5, drMalSylv7.2, whole genome shotgun sequence DNA harbors:
- the LOC126622672 gene encoding uncharacterized protein LOC126622672, translating into MLVPVDDILFHKGARKHWVRPTPKPKSQEEVLKIAALKKAEAKAIGCAATIVAREERQLLPPLPTINPIFPPTIKSTDQEGGPSCSHKRKYKEEVGNIHWKDLKVVMQPSSFRYINNCLAGRRSTVDEIGEPLDKNELDCDRMMRLSSYVMTEYDDRLREVERYKAKFKENKQLVNDARKTSKALGDAIRLKDENFESLKRRNDENVRLKKQLEATKEQLETTILEVSKEFVGSQAFHDDFRPHIRAANFEKKKWIAVLERYDNGSIIRKYRDEMDEYR; encoded by the exons ATGTTAGTTCCCGTAGACGACATTTTGTTTCACAAGGGAGCTCGTAAGCACTGGGTGAGGCCAACCCCTAAACCTAAGTCGCAAGAGGAGGTCCTCAAGATTGCTGCCTTAAAGAAGGCTGAAGCTAAGGCCATCGGGTGTGCTGCTACCATAGTTGCAAGGGAGGAGAGACAACTGTTGCCTCCTCTTCCTACCATAAATCCCATATTTCCTCCAACCATAAAGTCTACTGACCAAGAAGGTGGCCCTAGCTGTAGCCATAAGAGAAAGTACAAGGAAGAGGTTGGCAACATTcattggaaagacttgaaggttGTCATGCAGCCAAGTAGTTTTAGGTATATCAATAATTGCCTGGCAGGACGTCGATCCACTGTTGATGAGATTGGCGAGCCGCTAGATAAGAACGAATTAGATTGTGACCGGATGATGAGGCTATCTTCTTAT GTCATGACCGAGTATGATGACAGATTACGAGAAGTcgagcggtacaaggcaaagtttaaagagaataagcagcttgtgaatGACGCCAGAAAAACGAGCAAAGCTTTGGGTGATGCCATCCGCCTTAAGgatgaaaactttgagagttTGAAAAGGCGGAATGATGAGAACGTGAGGCTTAAGAAACAATTGGAAGCGACTAAGGAACAGTTGGAGACAACCATCCTTgaggtttccaag GAGTTTGTAGGTTCCCAGGCATTTCACGATGATTTTAGACCTCACATTCGAGCAGCTAATTTTGAGAAAAAGAAATGGATAGCCGTCCTTGAGCGTTACGACAATGGAAGCATTATCCGAAAGTACCGTGATGAGATGGATGAGTATCGATAA